The Candidatus Eisenbacteria bacterium genome contains a region encoding:
- the thiC gene encoding phosphomethylpyrimidine synthase ThiC, translating into MGSRPSFRFALPLRGGSHPATDRAGTAPPSFTPRPDLGGPLAFASPDTPGMPGPSEKTAWDFNPAPRGAGEAITQLERARLGEITPEMRRASEREPHLSPEGVRDEIAAGRMLICANRAHLSHGLDPICIGRAASTKINANLGASPVRSDLDEEVEKMRWAIRWGADAVMDLSTGGDLDACREAIIRNSPVPVGTVPLYSMIVNRRIEDLTHDDILKELEKQARQGVDFFTIHAGLKREHLPYVKNRLIGIVSRGGSLLAQWMLRHGKENPMYDLFDEIADIMRAYDVSFSLGDGLRPGGLADATDEAQMRELDTLGELTERAWAKGVQVMVEGPGHIPFDQIEYNMKIERALCHGAPFYVLGPVVTDMFPGYDHITSCIGATAAAYHGAAMLCYVTPKEHLGLPKREDVKLGCIAYKIAAHAADVALGIPGSRDRDDELTKARAALHWEKHVGASFDPDTARALHDEDLDVDTDFCAMCGHDWCAVRISKTIQEFGSGKEEAFASDGPRHGGGLTPDQIEILKSRGVLSPEELERLGGGASRATDATAGKRKGCRGGAANDGRARGMRREKSGDS; encoded by the coding sequence ATGGGGTCGCGCCCCTCTTTCCGTTTCGCTCTTCCCCTTCGTGGGGGGAGTCACCCCGCGACGGATCGGGCGGGGACGGCGCCGCCCAGTTTCACCCCGCGACCGGACCTGGGCGGTCCCCTCGCCTTCGCGTCGCCCGATACGCCGGGAATGCCGGGACCATCGGAAAAGACCGCGTGGGATTTCAACCCGGCCCCCCGGGGGGCGGGGGAGGCGATCACGCAGCTGGAAAGGGCGCGTCTCGGGGAGATCACCCCGGAAATGCGGCGCGCCTCGGAGCGGGAACCGCACCTGTCGCCGGAGGGCGTTCGCGACGAGATCGCGGCGGGGCGGATGCTGATCTGCGCGAACCGGGCGCATCTTTCCCACGGCCTGGACCCGATATGCATCGGGCGCGCGGCTTCCACGAAAATCAACGCGAACTTGGGCGCTTCACCGGTCCGCAGCGATCTCGACGAGGAAGTGGAGAAGATGCGTTGGGCGATTCGCTGGGGGGCGGATGCGGTCATGGATCTCTCCACGGGGGGCGACCTGGACGCTTGCCGCGAAGCGATTATTCGGAACTCGCCGGTGCCGGTCGGCACGGTTCCTCTTTACTCGATGATCGTGAACCGCCGAATCGAGGATCTCACGCACGACGACATCTTGAAGGAACTGGAGAAGCAGGCCCGGCAAGGAGTGGACTTCTTCACGATCCACGCCGGACTCAAGCGGGAGCATCTTCCGTACGTAAAGAACCGCCTGATCGGCATCGTGTCCCGCGGGGGCTCTCTTCTCGCGCAATGGATGCTCCGCCACGGCAAAGAGAACCCCATGTACGATCTGTTCGACGAAATCGCCGACATCATGCGCGCGTACGACGTCAGTTTCTCTCTCGGCGACGGACTCCGTCCGGGAGGGCTCGCGGACGCGACGGACGAAGCGCAGATGCGGGAGCTGGACACCCTCGGCGAGTTGACGGAACGCGCTTGGGCGAAAGGCGTCCAGGTTATGGTCGAGGGACCGGGGCACATCCCCTTCGACCAGATCGAATACAACATGAAGATCGAGAGGGCTCTCTGTCACGGCGCGCCTTTCTATGTCCTCGGCCCCGTGGTGACCGACATGTTTCCCGGTTACGATCACATCACCAGCTGCATTGGCGCCACGGCCGCCGCGTACCACGGCGCGGCGATGCTCTGCTACGTCACGCCGAAGGAACACCTCGGGCTACCCAAGCGCGAGGACGTGAAGCTCGGGTGCATCGCCTATAAAATCGCCGCCCACGCGGCGGATGTCGCCCTCGGCATACCCGGTTCCCGGGATCGGGACGACGAGCTGACCAAAGCGCGGGCGGCGCTGCACTGGGAGAAGCACGTGGGCGCCAGCTTCGATCCGGATACGGCCCGCGCCTTGCACGACGAAGACCTGGACGTAGACACGGATTTCTGCGCCATGTGCGGACACGACTGGTGCGCCGTCCGGATCAGCAAGACGATTCAAGAGTTCGGCAGCGGCAAGGAAGAGGCCTTCGCCTCGGATGGTCCCCGGCACGGGGGCGGGCTGACCCCCGATCAGATCGAGATCCTGAAATCCAGGGGTGTTCTGTCTCCGGAGGAACTCGAGCGTTTAGGCGGAGGCGCTTCCAGGGCGACGGACGCCACAGCGGGGAAGCGGAAGGGGTGCCGCGGCGGCGCGGCGAACGACGGGCGGGCGCGCGGGATGCGGCGCGAGAAGAGCGGGGATTCCTGA
- a CDS encoding YjbQ family protein codes for MTLTLEVQTSSRIQTLDITREVASAIPEGASGLCVVYTPHTTTAIGINEGADPDVKRDIESNLARLFPERGDYRHAEGNSDAHLKSVLIGPSETILVDEGRLVLGRWQSVYFCEFDGPRTRRVLVRFIAG; via the coding sequence ATGACACTAACTTTAGAGGTACAAACTTCTTCGAGAATACAAACGCTGGACATCACGCGCGAAGTGGCCTCCGCGATTCCGGAGGGAGCGAGCGGGTTGTGCGTCGTCTACACCCCCCACACGACGACGGCGATCGGCATCAACGAGGGGGCCGATCCGGACGTGAAGCGGGACATCGAGAGCAATCTCGCGCGCCTTTTCCCGGAAAGGGGAGACTACCGTCACGCCGAGGGAAATTCGGACGCGCACCTGAAATCGGTTCTGATCGGACCCTCCGAGACGATACTCGTCGACGAGGGGAGGCTTGTTCTCGGAAGATGGCAGTCGGTCTATTTCTGTGAGTTCGACGGTCCGCGGACCCGTCGCGTTCTGGTCCGCTTCATCGCGGGATGA
- a CDS encoding MBL fold metallo-hydrolase, which translates to MAIEFYSWGAALEVTGSKHFLRTSESCVQVDCGIFQGRRQETDQKNREFPYDATTVDACVLTHGHLDHCGNLPSLVNHGFKGPIYCTPATLDIARLILMDSAHIQEMDARFAKKLAKKQRRRGGFIAEPLYTLADVERTLKQFQTMPYGEEREVAPGMTLSFSDAGHILGSAMPLFHVRNGKEERRILFSGDLGRKGLPILRDPHFPEKTPDVFVCESTYGNRLHEDILNAKEELGRIVRETSANGGKVIIPAFAVERTQELIFFLHLLSDEGKIPDIPVFVDSPMAVRATQIFRNHPDCYDEETRQAFSDHHENPFGFERLTLVREVEESKKLNALHGPAIIISASGMAEAGRILHHLMNHIGNHRNTVLIVGYMAEHTLGRRLAEGKTKVKIFGDEYDVRAQVKVMNEFSAHADYQEILDFIEPYDRETLRQILLVHGEEEAQTHMREELTNAGFGQVDSVQYGETYLI; encoded by the coding sequence TTGGCTATTGAATTCTATTCCTGGGGAGCAGCTCTCGAAGTTACAGGTTCCAAACATTTCCTCCGGACATCGGAATCCTGCGTTCAGGTTGATTGCGGCATCTTTCAGGGGCGGCGCCAGGAAACCGACCAGAAGAACAGAGAGTTCCCTTACGATGCAACCACCGTGGACGCCTGCGTCCTCACGCATGGGCACCTGGATCACTGTGGAAACCTCCCCTCGTTGGTCAACCATGGATTCAAAGGACCAATATACTGCACACCGGCGACCCTGGATATTGCCCGCCTTATCTTGATGGATTCCGCCCATATTCAAGAGATGGACGCACGGTTCGCCAAGAAGCTGGCGAAGAAACAGCGACGGCGGGGTGGTTTCATCGCGGAACCTCTCTACACGCTCGCCGATGTCGAAAGAACATTGAAGCAGTTTCAGACGATGCCCTACGGCGAAGAGAGGGAGGTTGCCCCCGGGATGACTCTCTCTTTTTCCGACGCCGGACATATTCTGGGATCCGCCATGCCCCTCTTCCATGTTCGAAACGGCAAGGAAGAGCGCCGCATTCTCTTTTCTGGGGACCTGGGGCGCAAGGGTCTTCCGATCCTCCGCGACCCCCATTTTCCGGAAAAAACCCCCGATGTGTTTGTCTGCGAGAGCACATATGGCAACCGACTCCACGAGGATATCCTGAACGCCAAGGAAGAACTCGGCCGCATCGTTCGAGAAACATCCGCCAATGGCGGCAAGGTGATCATTCCCGCTTTTGCCGTGGAAAGGACGCAAGAGCTGATCTTCTTCCTCCATCTACTGAGTGACGAGGGGAAGATTCCGGATATTCCGGTATTCGTCGACAGCCCGATGGCCGTTCGGGCCACTCAGATCTTCCGGAACCACCCGGATTGCTACGATGAGGAGACGCGCCAAGCTTTCTCGGATCACCACGAGAACCCCTTCGGTTTTGAGCGCCTCACCCTGGTACGCGAGGTGGAAGAGTCCAAAAAGCTAAACGCCCTTCATGGGCCGGCAATTATCATCTCCGCCAGCGGAATGGCGGAAGCGGGCCGAATCCTGCACCACCTCATGAACCACATCGGCAACCATCGAAACACGGTGCTCATCGTGGGATATATGGCGGAACACACGCTCGGCCGCCGGCTCGCCGAGGGAAAGACCAAAGTAAAGATCTTCGGAGACGAGTATGACGTCCGTGCCCAGGTCAAGGTTATGAATGAATTCAGCGCGCACGCGGACTATCAAGAGATCCTCGACTTCATTGAGCCTTACGACAGGGAAACCTTGCGGCAGATTTTACTCGTCCACGGCGAGGAGGAGGCGCAGACGCACATGCGGGAGGAGCTCACAAACGCGGGGTTCGGTCAGGTGGATTCCGTGCAGTACGGCGAGACATATCTTATATAA